Proteins from a genomic interval of Rhizoctonia solani chromosome 12, complete sequence:
- a CDS encoding aldehyde dehydrogenase family protein, with product MVVTASIDVLSNPLSAAQVPCIINGKPYVTSKTYSRNDPHTGKHLFDVTAVTEDDAPWKATSPIERRKIFQNAARIIETRKDDIVKLATYETTHSVAWTHVDMTLAIAALEELASAITQLTAEVVRPAPGQEGYIFREPFGVVLGIAPWNAALTLGFRSVSNAIIGGNTAILKSSEHSPRIHNAVAQIFAEAGLPAGVLNVVHVDPRDAPKVVESMVAHPAIRKVNFTGSTPVGAKIAEMCGRHLKPSVMELGGAAPFIVLEDADIEHAVNNAIHASFTHSGQICMSANVLLLHDSIADEFLNTMKGRVLKAGQSPESAYRGLFTAQSADRVRSLINDAVAQGASLVTGSTGSGNIIQPTILDNTPESARIVTDEIFGPAVCVIRFRDEEDAVRIANDREFGLSAAVFSTDLGRAFAIARRIESGGVHINDSTIHDYPTLPHGGWKKSGWGRFNGLEGIKEFTQLKVITVNELHKFPTA from the exons ATGGTTGTCACTGCTTCAATCGATGTGCTCTCCAATCCGCTCTCAGCAGCTCAAGTCCCTTGCATCATCAACGGAAAGCCATATGTTACTTCGAAAACCTATTCTCGAAATGACCCTCACACTGGCAAGCACTTGTTCGATGTAACCGCCGTTACCGAGGACGACGCTC CTTGGAAAGCTACCTCGCCAATTGAACGTCGCAAAATTTTCCAAAATGCAGCTCGCATCATTGAAACTCGCAAGGATGACATTGTCAAGCTCGCAACCTACGAAACAACCCACTCGGTCGCTTGGACTCACGTTGATATGACGTTGGCAATTGCCGC TTTGGAAGAGCTTGCTTCGGCAATTACACAACTTACAGCGGAAGTCGTGCGTCCGGCTCCAGGCCAGGAAGGATATATCTTTCGAGAACCTTTCG GTGTCGTACTTGGGATTGCACCTTGGAATGCGGCGTTAACGCTTGGATTCCGGTCGGTCTCAAATGCAATT ATTGGCGGGAACACGGCTATCTTGAAGAGCTCTGAACATTCGCCCCGTATACACAATGCTGTAGCCCAGATTTTCGCAGAGGCCGGGCTTCCAGCGGGCGTTCTTAATGTTGTTCACGTTGACCCAAGAGACGCGCCCAAG GTTGTCGAATCGATGGTGGCTCACCCAGCAATCCGTAAGGTTAACTTTACTG GATCTACCCCGGTCGGCGCAAAGATCGCCGAGATGTGTGGCCGCCACTTGAAACCCTCAGTAATGGAGCTTGGTGGTGCAGCACCATTCATCGTTCTCGAAGATGCTGACATCGAACACGCCGTGAACAATGCTATCCATGCTTCATTCACCCACTCAG GTCAGATTTGCATGTCAGCAAA CGTCCTACTTCTCCATGACTCTATCGCCGATGAATTCCTAAACACCATGAAAGGCCGCGTTCTCAAGGCCGGACAATCTCCCGAATCCGCCTACCGTGGTCTCTTCACCGCCCAATCCGCCGACCGCGTCCGATCCCTCATAAACGACGCCGTCGCGCAAGGGGCGTCCCTCGTGACTGGCTCCACTGGGTCAGGAAACATCATCCAACCCACCATCCTGGACAACACACCCGAATCCGCGCGCATTGTGACGGACGAGATTTTTGGGCCGGCCGTTTGTGTGATTAGGTTCAGGGACGAGGAAGATGCTGTGAGGATTGCGAACGATCGTGAGTTTGGATTGAGTGCTGCTGTTTTCTCGACGGATTTGGGGAGGGCGTTTGCGATTGCTAGACGCATAGAG TCTGGCGGGGTTCATATTAACGATTCAACCATCCACGACTATCCTACTCTTCCACACGGAGGTTGGAAGAAGAGCGGCTGGGGACGATTCAATG GTCTGGAAGGAATAAA GGAATTTACTCAGCTGAAAGTGATAACTGTCAATGAACTGCACAAGTTCCCAACGGCATAA
- a CDS encoding cytochrome P450 family protein, translating to MLRGNSNTCMILSSAYGYDVSSSDEELVKIVEAANKGLCQSALAGNFFVNVIPWLQYVPSWLPGAGWKRQANKWREEKDKMLHTPFDWTRVQMTTGTGTPSMLTSLLLKLASQKKDQKELKEEEDRIRWTVGTMFSATSDTTVAVLLVFVLAMTLHPEVQHNAQMELDALLGGGRLPELADRPYLPYIERVIKEVCRWRPVTPLAIPHRCIKDDYYKGYQIPQGAMVIGNVWSDWLPSVLL from the exons ATGTTGAGGGGAAATTCAAACA CATGTATGATCCTATCAAGCGCCTATGGCTACGATGTTTCATCGTCTGATGAGGAGCTAGTCAAGATCGTAGAGGCCGCCAATAAAGGACTCTGCCAGTCTGCGTTAGCCGGAA ATTTCTTTGTGAATGTGATTCCCTGGCTACAATATGTTCCATCTTGGCTCCCTGGTGCTGGTTGGAAGCGTCAAGCTAACAAGTGGAGAGAAGAGAAAGATAAAATGTTACATACACCATTCGACTGGACCAGAGTTCAAATG ACGACTGGGACTGGGACACCATCAATGCTTACTAGCCTACTCTTGAAATTAGCTAGCCAGAAAAAAGACCAGAAGGAACtcaaggaagaggaggatcGAATTAGATGGACTGTAGGGACTATGTTCAGCG CTACGTCGGATACA ACTGTCGCCGTGCTATTGGTCTTTGTCCTTGCAATGACACTCCATCCAGAGGTACAACATAATGCCCAGATGGAGCTTGATGCTCTACTGGGAGGAGGCCGACTACCGGAGTTAGCCGATAGACCATATCTACCTTATATTGAACGTGTCATTAAGGAGGTTTGCAGGTGGCGCCCGGTTACACCGCTAG CAATCCCACATAGGTGCATAAAGGATGATTATTACAAAGGATATCAAATTCCACAGGGAGCAATGGT AATTGGTAACGTCTGGTCAGATTGGTTGCCTTCTgtattgttgtag
- a CDS encoding ICE-like protease (caspase) p20 domain protein, with amino-acid sequence MTLTVTQSASRGAQDLPVATPSSPDRREIVAFIKHAISDGDLLPNTSDIKPARRRALIIAPQYREPGQTFGALPSTAADVKLVYELLVRSGYDRRNIRILCDVWSFNGRAHPTRENILHSLDWLVAGATKGDFRFLHFSGHGTQLTTDSSKGKESRILNSNSWLKMPGGWDTELSPSTMRGERITEQIITEAELVYYNEAIVTRISEEMDADLDPEGNEDSDSIGRIWDRELNEYISKLPEGCTITCIMDVSETSAAHKILFIGHLDSVAPAEEFSTSVESSKEADSGESLLKQQPKDHRYTFHRCLPSIPLQKTHLAPLSEPFVAHNSQHFSHRVNGGERPPSNVCMERLPPASIVMGLERLSKRTLDPDFYRDLSSVGKLVAEPSNFPNPVPQFVQLWTSFQEENRLIETSLLDSYVEF; translated from the exons ATGACATTAACGGTCACCCAGTCTGCTTCGCGTGGTGCACAAGACTTGCCGGTTGCCACACCCTCTTCTCCAGATCGTAGAGAAATAGTGGCCTTTATAAAGCACGCAATCTCGGACGGCGATCTCTTGCCCAACACTTCTGATATTAAACCGGCTCGACGAAGAGCTTTAATT ATCGCGCCACAATATCGAGAACCCGGGCAAACCTTTGGTGCATTACCGTCCACTGCCGCCGACGTCAAGCTAGTTTACGAACTTCTCG TTCGGTCTGGCTACGATCGCCGAAACATTCGTATCCTCTGCGATGTGTGGAGTTTTAACGGTCGAGCTCACCCGACTAGAGAAAATATT TTGCATAGTTTGGACTGGCTAGTTGCAGGGGCGACCAAGGGAGATTTTCGTTTTCTACACT TCAGTGGCCATGGGACGCAACTCACAACTGACTCGTcgaaaggaaaagaaagcCGAATTCTGAACTCCAATAGCTGGTTAAAGATGCCCGGAGGATGGGACACCGAACTGTCACCTAGTACAATGCGTGGCGAGCGAATTACGGAGCAGATTATAACCGAGGCCGAATTGGTGTATTATAATGAAG CAATTGTCACTAGGATTAGTGAGGAGATGGATGCAGACCTAGACCCAGAGGGTAATGAGGATTCGGATTCCATTGGAAGAATATGGGATCGG GAATTGAACGAGTATATATCCAAACTCCCTGAAGGTTGCACTATCACG TGTATCATGGATGTAAGTGAAACCTCTGCCGCGCATAAAATCTTATTTATTGGACACCTCGATAGTGTTGCTCCAGCGGAAGAATTCTCA ACCTCAGTAGAAAGCTCCAAGGAAGCGGATTCAGGGGAAAGTCTACTCAAGCAACAACCAAAAGACCACCGCTATACATTCCATCGCTGCCTTCCTTCAATCCCACTACAGAAAACACACCTCGCTCCCCTCTCCGAGCCTTTTGTCGCCCACAATTCCCAGCATTTCAGCCATCGCGTCAACGGTGGTGAACGTCCTCCCTCAAATG TTTGCATGGAGCGCCTGCCACCAGCGTCAATTGTCATGGGACTCGAACGACTGTCAAAACGGACTCTTGACCCGG ACTTTTACCGAGACTTGTCTTCGGTTGG TAAACTCGTTGCAGAGCCGAGCAATTTTCCGAACCCGGTACCTCAGTTTGTCCAG CTTTGGACTTCGTTTCAGGAAGAGAACAGACTGATCGAA ACAAGTCTATTGGATTCCTATGTCGAATTCTGA